One Polypterus senegalus isolate Bchr_013 chromosome 10, ASM1683550v1, whole genome shotgun sequence DNA segment encodes these proteins:
- the sox3 gene encoding transcription factor Sox-3, with translation MYSMMETEIKSPLPQSNTGSVTGGTGGKNANGNNDQDRVKRPMNAFMVWSRGQRRKMAQENPKMHNSEISKRLGADWKLLTDAEKRPFIDEAKRLRAMHMKEHPDYKYRPRRKTKTLLKKDKYSLPGGLLAPGANTVNPAVSVGQRMDSYAHMNGWTNGAYSLMQDQLGYPQHPSMNSPQIQQMHRYEMAGLQYNPMMSTAQTYMNAASTYTMSPAAYTQQTASGMALGSMASVCKSEASSPPPAITSHSQRACLGDLRDMISMYLPPGGDGADHSSLQTSRLHSVHQHYQTAGTGVNATLPLTHI, from the coding sequence ATGTATAGCATGATGGAAACCGAGATTAAAAGCCCGTTACCCCAGTCGAACACGGGCTCTGTGACAGGAGGAACCGGCGGCAAAAATGCAAACGGCAACAACGACCAGGACAGGGTAAAAAGACCCATGAACGCTTTCATGGTGTGGTCCCGTGGACAACGGAGAAAAATGGCTCAGGAAAATCCCAAAATGCATAACTCGGAGATAAGCAAACGACTGGGGGCAGACTGGAAACTGCTAACGGATGCTGAAAAGCGGCCTTTTATCGACGAAGCTAAGAGACTACGAGCGATGCACATGAAGGAGCACCCGGATTATAAATATCGACCCCGCAGAAAGACCAAGACCCTGCTGAAGAAAGATAAGTACTCTCTACCTGGGGGGCTGCTAGCACCCGGGGCTAACACAGTCAACCCTGCTGTGTCGGTAGGGCAAAGAATGGACAGCTATGCACACATGAACGGCTGGACCAACGGTGCCTATTCTCTGATGCAGGACCAACTGGGATACCCACAACATCCTAGCATGAACAGCCCACAGATTCAACAAATGCATCGGTACGAGATGGCAGGACTGCAGTACAACCCTATGATGTCTACTGCCCAGACCTACATGAATGCTGCTTCTACCTACACCATGTCCCCCGCAGCCTACACCCAGCAGACGGCAAGTGGCATGGCTTTGGGTTCAATGGCCTCCGTGTGTAAGTCTGAGGCCAGTTCGCCACCACCAGCCATCACTTCTCATTCCCAAAGAGCGTGTCTTGGCGATCTGCGAGATATGATCAGTATGTACCTTCCTCCTGGTGGCGACGGCGCAGATcattcttccctgcagaccaGCAGGTTACACAGTGTTCACCAGCACTACCAGACGGCCGGGACTGGTGTTAACGCCACGCTACCACTAACTCACATCTGA